In the genome of Acaryochloris sp. CCMEE 5410, the window AAGGCAACAGCGAAGATCACAAGATCAAGTTCATTCACCAATGAAGCAGAAACTGGAGCCAATATCACACCTTCTGGTGCCGATAATGATGCTTCTACTCCCCAAACAGGTATAAAACGAGAAAATTCTGTTAAGGAAGAGATTGAATCACTAGGAGCAAAAGAACTCCTTGAGAATTATGGTGCCAATGGTGGCAGCGCAGAAGGAAGTAGCGCTAGCTTATTGGAAGGCTTGGAAGTCGTTGCTGATGCCCGGACTAATACCATCACCCTAATCGGGACTCCCCGAAAAGTGGAAACAGCAACAGCCCTGCTGACAAGAATGGATGTGCGTCAGCGTCAGGTAGCTATTAATGTCAAATTTATTGATGTCAATTTGCTGAAAGGTAAACTTTCCAACGCAGATCTACAGTTTAGAGCTAATGACTCCTTAGGAATTGGTTTTAGGCCAGATGCTAATGGAAGAGGTGGCTTAACTTCAATCTTTGGATCAGGCACTGTTCCTATCGTAGGTAGCGGCTTATTCACCTTAACTGAAACCTTCTTAGGTAATTTGTTTGTATCAATACAAAATAATGATGCCAAAATCCTAACGAACCCAACTTTATTAGTACAAGAAGGTAGTTCAGCTCAGGTCAATCTAACTGAGCAAGTTTTCACAGGCTTTGTACAAAGAGTTTCAAGTTCAGGAAGTACAGCAGGTGCCACTACTGATTCAACTAGTACTGAACCCAACATTCAAAATGCAGGAGTTATTCTAAACGTTGTAGTAGATCACATTGATGACAATGGGTTTGTAACGTTGAATCTATCACCAGAAGTCAGCTCTCTATCAGGGAGAACTTTTGTTGATGCTCTATCTGGAGATACCGCTTTCCTCTTACAACAACGCCGAGTTGAAACAGGAAAAGTCCGTTTGCGAGATGGTCAAACAATAGTATTAACTGGAATCATTCAAGATCAAGATAGAGTTGATGTTAGCAAAGTGCCTATCTTAGGGGATATCCCATTATTGGGTCGGCTCTTCCGACGTGAGAATAAAACTAGACAGAGAAGTGAATTAGTGGTGCTAGTGACTCCGCAGATTGTGGATGATTCGGATCAAACCACTTATGGTTATCGCTATACACCCGGTGAAGAATCCCAAAAGCTTCTGAATCCCTAGTTCGCACTAAGAATCATAAAAGTACCCCTCATCTTGAAGCAAGATGAGGGGTACTTTTATGGAATATAAAAATATTTGGAATTAGGCTGTGACTAATTCGGGTTCAGGACGTTTGCTGTTACGAATGGCTTTGATAGTTTCAGCATAGTCATCTGCTTTGAACACCGCTGAACCAGCCACAATAGCATTTGCTCCGGCTTCAAGTACTTGCCAAGTATTGTTCGCTTTGAGACCACCATCCACTTCAATCCAAGGATCTAGACCGCGCTCATCACACATTTGGCGAAGCTGACGGATTTTGGGTAGGACTCCTGGGATAAAACTTTGTCCCCCAAAGCCGGGGTTAACACTCATAATCAAAACCAGATCGCAGAGTTCTAAAACGTAATCAATCTGTTCTAGAGACGTGCCGGGATTCAAAACCACTCCTGCCATTTTACCTAGCTCTTTAATTTGGCCTAAGGCGCGATGAAGGTGGGTTGTGGCACTAGCTTCGGCATGAACGGAAATAATGTCTGCCCCTGCTTTCGCAAAATCGGCAACATATCGCTCTGGCTCCACAATCATCAAGTGAACATCCAAAGGCTTCTCAGTAACGGGCCGGAGGGCATCCACAATCAAGGGACCAATAGTGATATTCGGAACAAAACGACCATCCATCACATCCACATGAATCCAGTCTGCCCCTGCTTGATCGACGGCTCGAACTTCCTCACCTAAGCGGCTAAAATCCGCAGATAAGATAGACGGAGAGATGACGGTCGATTTGGGTGAAGAAGATAGAGTCATGGTAAAAGATCCGGTGATGACGACTGCTTAAAGAGGCAAATTTAAAAACTTGAGCACTTTCGCAGTAACCAGTTTAACAAAATCTTCAACTTTGACCTAACCCCGATTCTTAATCAAACCCTGATGTCATCGGTTAAGCATAGGTCTGGTGGGCAATTTGAATCGCTTTGCGTCGGGCTTCGATGATTTCATCCATCTCTCTTGCCAGTTGGGGGGTGCGTTCAATCAAAACCTGCATGGCTTCGATTTCTAAAATCATGACATCCACATCGCTTAGGGCAACAACGGAGTTAGAACTCGGTTCTCTGGAGAGCAAAGCTGTGGCCCCAAAAAAATCTCCTTTGGATAATCTCAGCACTTCTTGGTCATGGTTGGTTTGGCTCAGGACGTTCATCTGGACCTGCCCGGTCAACAGAAAGTGCAGATTTACCTCTTCCTGTCCTTGATAGATAATACGTTCGCCTTTGCCAAAGGATTTAAAATCTGCATTGGTCACCAGTTGCTCCAAGACTTCTGCATGGGTCGTGATGAAACAGGGTAGCGATCGCAACTCCGTAATAATCCGATTCGTACCGCCATTTAAATCAGGCTTGGGGGGGCGTTCATGAATCAGAGTGCGGATGGGAAATGGAATCGTTAAGCCATGGCGTTGGGCAGCATACCAAACCCGAGTCATAAATGCATCGCGGATCTCGGGTACCCGATCATATTCTCGTAAATATAAACGGACATAGTAATTAATGGATGAATCCCCATAGGCACTGGTTTGGATAATCGGTTCTGGATCCGATAAAACCCCTGGTGTTTCTAGAGCCGCTTGCCGGATCACCTGCTTAACCTTATTGGGGGGGTCATCGTAGGAAAACCCCAATTCCATCGGTTCTCCATGCAACGATTGGGGGCGTCGATAGTTATAGAACACTTCCTTGGCCAACACAGAGTTGGGCACAATCAGCATTTCTTTATTGCGGGTAATCAAATGGACAGCCCGCCAGTTAATCTCAATCACCTTGCCGACTGTGTCCCCAAACTTGAGCCAATCGCCAATCACAAAGGGGCGACCAAACAACAGGGCAATCCCTGAAAACAAGTTGCCAAGGGTATCTTGTAGGGCCAAACCAATGACAATAGAGCTAACCCCTAAGGCCGTGAGGAGGCCCCCTAAATCCGTTTTCCAGACCAAAGAAAGAACAAAAGCCGTCCCGATTAATATCAAGAAAAATCGAGTTAAATCTCTCAAGAGTTTAGGCACCTGAGCTTGCCAAGTATGGCCCCCTGCCTCCACAAACAGCAAAACATTTACAAAGGACAATGCCGCATGGATTAAGGACACCCACAAAGATGTCTGAATCAAGCGAATGGCCGTTTGTTCAGGATCTAAGCCGACAATTTTAGTCAAGACAATAAACCCCACAAAAATTGGTAACACCAAATTTCGCAAGATTCTCAGAGTCTGGACAAGTGGTTTCCCCTGTTTCTGGGAATAGACAATGGATTCATTTAAAACCAACATCAGGCAGGGGAACCCAACCATCAAGCCGCAACTCCAGAGGAACCAGGATTGCTGAAGAAGAGAAGAAGTCATACTTGCACGAAAAAGATGTCAGGGGAGATGGGAAAAAAGAGTGCTAAATCTTGAGCAACCAAGCAGGGAGCTTATTATCACCGCTAATTTCTACTTCACGGCCATTTTCAAACTCATAAATATCACCCAGCTGGTTATGAACCGCTTGACTGACCTGAACCGTATCACCTTCACCCGCCGTTTGCATGCGATGAGCAATATTGACCGTATCTCCCCACAAGTCATAAATAAACTTACTGCGACCAACAATGCCTGCCACCACCGCGCCAGAATTAATGCCGACGCGAGCTTTCAACGCCGTTTGATGAGTTTGGTTGAACCGCTGCACAATCCGGGTAATCTCAATGCCGAAGTCCATAATCCGTTTGGTATGGTCCAACCGAGGGACAGACAGGCCACACACAGCCATATAGCCACTGCCAATGGTTTTGATCTTTTCGACACCGAAGCGTTCGGCTGCTTCATCAAAAGCCCGAACTAACTCATTTAGCAAAGCCACAATCTCACTAGCAGAAAGTATTTCAGCCAGATCCGTAAATCCTATTAAGTCTGCAAATAATACAGTGACATTGGCATAGCTATCCGCAATTTGCTCCTCACCACTTTTCAAGCGTTGAGCAACGGGTTCCGGCAAAATGCAGGAGAGTAATTGCTCATTTTCCTGGCTTTGATGTTCGAGGGCTTGGGTTTTATGGGATAGACTTTCCACCATTTGATTGAACGAAACCGCCAGATCGTGGAATTCATCTTGAGAATTCATGGAAACGGTGACATCGGTATTACCTTCGCTCAGTTGCCGAAAGCCGGTAATCAACGTTTGGATCGGTTTTACAAACAAGCGAGACAGTAACAGCGCCAGAATGGTGATCACTAAGATCAAAATTGCGGTGGAAATCAGGACTTGCTTCTGAAATTCAGTAATGGGGGCAAACGCTTCATCGGCATCCATTTCCGCTAAGATAGCCCAGTCCAAGCCTTTGACTTGCAGCGTACTGTAGGAACTGAGCACTGGAATGCCACGATAGTCAT includes:
- a CDS encoding AMIN domain-containing protein, whose translation is MNSYQGKPGIIIGCTAAALGAMIQPVWAAETEVTNVQLNPTSKGFELVLGTQGDNRPPIFTVNRGNTSVSDVSNSLLRLPEAGPFQQKDPAPGIKFVEVRQLDPDTVRITVEGVHSAPIAETIRNDNRDGVLAIKFDGAPGSTDSVTTSSQPSNLRSRASAVPPFRSRAKAPPVGDMAIAPLNVEPERIDLGSDQIIPKLLLREAPVREVLTLLGRAANVNVAFAEDGGDGEEGASASSTITLDIENESVDDVFNYVLRLSGMQANRVGQTVFVGKTLPGDAQNRVVRTIRLNQLKATAKITRSSSFTNEAETGANITPSGADNDASTPQTGIKRENSVKEEIESLGAKELLENYGANGGSAEGSSASLLEGLEVVADARTNTITLIGTPRKVETATALLTRMDVRQRQVAINVKFIDVNLLKGKLSNADLQFRANDSLGIGFRPDANGRGGLTSIFGSGTVPIVGSGLFTLTETFLGNLFVSIQNNDAKILTNPTLLVQEGSSAQVNLTEQVFTGFVQRVSSSGSTAGATTDSTSTEPNIQNAGVILNVVVDHIDDNGFVTLNLSPEVSSLSGRTFVDALSGDTAFLLQQRRVETGKVRLRDGQTIVLTGIIQDQDRVDVSKVPILGDIPLLGRLFRRENKTRQRSELVVLVTPQIVDDSDQTTYGYRYTPGEESQKLLNP
- the rpe gene encoding ribulose-phosphate 3-epimerase, whose translation is MTLSSSPKSTVISPSILSADFSRLGEEVRAVDQAGADWIHVDVMDGRFVPNITIGPLIVDALRPVTEKPLDVHLMIVEPERYVADFAKAGADIISVHAEASATTHLHRALGQIKELGKMAGVVLNPGTSLEQIDYVLELCDLVLIMSVNPGFGGQSFIPGVLPKIRQLRQMCDERGLDPWIEVDGGLKANNTWQVLEAGANAIVAGSAVFKADDYAETIKAIRNSKRPEPELVTA
- a CDS encoding mechanosensitive ion channel family protein produces the protein MTSSLLQQSWFLWSCGLMVGFPCLMLVLNESIVYSQKQGKPLVQTLRILRNLVLPIFVGFIVLTKIVGLDPEQTAIRLIQTSLWVSLIHAALSFVNVLLFVEAGGHTWQAQVPKLLRDLTRFFLILIGTAFVLSLVWKTDLGGLLTALGVSSIVIGLALQDTLGNLFSGIALLFGRPFVIGDWLKFGDTVGKVIEINWRAVHLITRNKEMLIVPNSVLAKEVFYNYRRPQSLHGEPMELGFSYDDPPNKVKQVIRQAALETPGVLSDPEPIIQTSAYGDSSINYYVRLYLREYDRVPEIRDAFMTRVWYAAQRHGLTIPFPIRTLIHERPPKPDLNGGTNRIITELRSLPCFITTHAEVLEQLVTNADFKSFGKGERIIYQGQEEVNLHFLLTGQVQMNVLSQTNHDQEVLRLSKGDFFGATALLSREPSSNSVVALSDVDVMILEIEAMQVLIERTPQLAREMDEIIEARRKAIQIAHQTYA